Genomic segment of Selenomonadales bacterium:
AACGAGGGGGCCGCTGGCTCCTGGCTCCTGGTAGAGGGAGAGCACGCACGCTCTCCACAACGACGTAGGGACGTGCGTTTCGCACGTCCGCGGACGTGCCAGAGGCACGTCCCTACGCCCACTAGTCAAAGCCCTCCCGGCGGCCGGCGGCCGGCGCCTGGCGGCAGGTCTATTGCCCTGCGTTCTGCTTGTTTTGCCTGCGCTGGCGCATTTGCCCGATGCGGCGCTGCGCGTTCTCACGGATAATGTCTAGCCCTTCGCCGGCTTCAATGCGGGCGCGAATCTCTGCTGCGTTCGCGAGGACAGTCTCGGCATGCTTGATCATTCTTTCGGCTATCTGTGCGGCGTTCTTCTCGGTGGCGGCTAGGACGCGGGCCTGGCGCTCCTGCAGTGCGGCTAGGCGCTTCGCTGCTGCCTCTTGGTCGGTTGCGCTCTTAGCTCTTTCGGTAGCCTCGGCTAGTATACGTGCCTGAGCTGCCTTTAGGTCGGCCACAATTTTGGCGGGGAGGTTAGCCTTGTTGGCTAATGTCTCTTCTGCGCGAGCTACCATGGCATCGTGACGCTCTAGCATGCGTGCCTTAAGCGCTTCCGGGTCAGTTTCGGCTAGTTCTTTGCACTTGGCAAAGCGTTCTTTAGCTTGGTCGGCAGCTTGGCCTACGCGCTTGCGTAATTGGCCTGCTTGGGGAGGTGCATTTAGCCCAGCACGGATTTGGCCAAAGCCTAGACCCATGCCGTTTCCTGCGCCGGGGCGCGGCGCTTGGGGTTGTGGAGTGGCCGCTGCGGCTACTTGAGCTGCTAACGCCAGCACAACGACTAGTAGCAGTATTCTTTTCACTGACTTCACCTCTTTCATAGGATGGTTTTAGTATATCCTGCATTTGCCGCGCATTGGAGCGGTAATTGTGAAAAAAGTGTAGGAATGAGTGTGGGAACGAGTGTGGGGCGTGTCGCTTGTGAAGCAAAAAGCTCCGTCCCTTTTGCTTCCGTCCGCGGACGTGCGGAACGCACGTCCCTACATCAACTACGCTTTAGGAAGGTTTTGCGTTCGAGGACGTGGGTGGCTTCTACCAGGCGGACGGTGCCAGTCTTAGAGCGCATGACAATCGAGTGCGTGGTGGCTTTAGGGCCGCTGTAGCGCACGCCGCGCAGGAGGTCGCCGTCGGTAATGCCGGTGGCGGCGAAAATTACGTCGGCGCTCTTGACTAAGTCGTTTTGCGTCAGCACGCCAGAAATATCTTTAAGGCCCATCGCGCGCGCACGCTCTACTTCTTGCTGACTGCCCGGCACGAGCCGCCCCTGCATCTCGCCGCCCAAACACTTAAGCGCCGCGGCCGCGAGCACACCCTCCGGTGCGCCGCCGATGCCTAACAGCACATCCACGCCGCTTTGTCCAAAAGCCGTAGCCACGGCCGGAGCCACGTCGCCGTCGCTAATTAGTTTAATGCGCGCCCCGGCTTCCCTTACCGCCCTGATTATCGCGGCATGGCGCTCGCGGTCTAAAATAACGACAGTAAGGTCTTCTACTTTAACGCCTTTAGCCTGCGCTATACGTGCCAGATTATCGGCAATCGGCGCCTCTATATCTATGCAGCCCTTAGCTTCCGGCCCGACCGCAATCTTGTCCATATACATATCCGGCGCATGTAGGAGGCCTCCCTTTGGCGCAACGGCCAAAACGGAAATTGCGTTTGGCAGGCCCTTCGCCACCAAGCTTGTGCCTTCTAACGGGTCTACCGCAATATCTACCTCCGGAAATTGCGCACCGCCTACCTGCTCGCCGATATAGAGCATGGGCGCTTCGTCCATTTCGCCTTCGCCGATGACGACCGTGCCCTTAATCTGCACCGTGTCGAGCATAGCGCGCATGGCGTCTACCGCCGCTTTATCCGCAGCGTCCTTCATCCCGCGGCCCATTAAGCGGCCACTAGCGATAGCGGCAGCTTCGGTGACGCGGACGAATTCGAGAGCGAGTTCGCGTTCCATGGGGGTTCCTCCTTGCTTGGTGGATTCGCACTTAGCACTTCGCACTTTGCACTTAGGAGAGTTGGAGCTTGGCTATGCGCAAGTAGAAAGTACCTATGGGAGCGTGGCGTGCCGCGCTACTCTGATCTGGCGTTTAGTAGCTTCTATTAATCCGCTCAGCATCGCTCCTACGGTGTTGCACGTATCGCGGAGGCGTTCTGACTGTTCTCCGGTAAGAAACCCTAGGTCTTTGGACAGCGTTACGAGACTTCTTACTTCCATCAGTGAGCCCTTCGAAACGTACAGAAACCGTAACAGCTCCGGCCTGCTGTGTCTTCCGTGCCCTTCAGCAATATTCGACATTACCGACACCGCTGCACGCCTAACCTGAGACGTTATACCGTACTGCTCTTTTAGTGGGAACGAGTCAGTGAGGCGGTACACATCTCCTGCTAATCTCCGCGCTTCCTGCCACACCTTAAGTTGCTCAAACCCCGCCATCTCACTGCTCCTTCCTAGCAAGGTCGTTCCAGCATCGCGTCGTCATATTCTTCTACGAAGTGCCAAGTGCCAAGTGCTACCCCTACTTACCCACCTTGCGCCAATCGTCAAGGAACCTCTCAATCCCCGCATCGGTAAGCGGGTGCCTCGCCATCTGCTTGATAACGCTAGCGGGGACGGTGGCGATGTGGGCGCCGGCGAGGGCGGCTTCGTGCACGTGCTGCGGGTGGCGGATAGAGGCGGCAATAATCTCGGTTGTGATGTTGTGGATGGCAAAGATTTCGGCGATGTCGCGTACGACCTGCATGCCGGGGGTGGAGATGTCGTCTAAGCGCCCGACAAAAGGCGAGACGAAGCTTGCACCGGCACGGGCGGCGAGCAGGGCTTGATTGGCGGTAAAGATAAGCGTGACGTTTGTCTTGATCCCCTCCTGCGCTAAGGTGTGCACGGCTTCTAGCCCGGCTTCGGTCATGGGGATTTTCACTACTACGTTTGGGGCGAGCGCCGCGAGCTCCCGCGCTTCTCTAAGCATACCCTCTACGTCTAGGCTAATGGCTTCGGCGCTGACAGGGCCGGGGCAAAGGGCGCAAATCTCTTTGATGGTCGGGAAAAACTCGCGGCCTTCTTTGGCGATAAGCGTGGGGTTCGTGGTTATGCCGGCGATAACGCCGAGTTTAACAGAGCGGCGAATCTCGTCTATGTTAGCGGTGTCGAGAAAGAATTTCATGCGGAGTCCTCCTTGTGTGAATGTGGCTTGTCGCTTGTCGCTTGTCACTTGTCCCTTGGGGAAATGCGTCGGTCGCTTGTCCCTTGGGGAAATGCGTCGGTCGCTTGTCGCTTGTCGCTTGTCCCTTGTGGATAGCGGAAAGCGGACAGCGTAAAGCCTCCTCTCTGCTGGTGGCTGGCGCCTGGCGGCCGGCGGCTTAAAAAGGCATCACCGCGACGTCGCTGACGACTAGATTGGCCCCGGTTGCCGCTACCACTGCTTCAATCGTGGTATCTGGTGCCACTTCTTTAAGCACCAATCCCATCGGCGTAACCTCAATCACGGCCATCTCGGTGACGATTAAGTCTACCTGCTCCTTGGCCGTGAGGGGCAGCGTGCACAGCGGCAGAATTTTCGGTGCGCCCTTGGCCGTGTGCTCCATCGCCACAATTACTTTGCGCGCGCCAACGGTTAAATCCATCGCCCCACCCATGCCGGGCACAATTTTGCCGGGCACCATCCAGTTGGCGAGGTTGCCGCGCTCGTCTACCTCAAGCGCGCCGAGCACCGTCACATCGACGTGCC
This window contains:
- the fsa gene encoding fructose-6-phosphate aldolase; amino-acid sequence: MKFFLDTANIDEIRRSVKLGVIAGITTNPTLIAKEGREFFPTIKEICALCPGPVSAEAISLDVEGMLREARELAALAPNVVVKIPMTEAGLEAVHTLAQEGIKTNVTLIFTANQALLAARAGASFVSPFVGRLDDISTPGMQVVRDIAEIFAIHNITTEIIAASIRHPQHVHEAALAGAHIATVPASVIKQMARHPLTDAGIERFLDDWRKVGK
- a CDS encoding 3-oxoacid CoA-transferase subunit B, translated to MSKDIKRERIARRVGLELSDGMVVNLGIGMPTMVANFLPPGVDVLFQSENGFVGLGKAPDVGTEDRDTTNAGGQPVTIVPGGACFDSAMSFAIIRGGHVDVTVLGALEVDERGNLANWMVPGKIVPGMGGAMDLTVGARKVIVAMEHTAKGAPKILPLCTLPLTAKEQVDLIVTEMAVIEVTPMGLVLKEVAPDTTIEAVVAATGANLVVSDVAVMPF
- the glpX gene encoding class II fructose-bisphosphatase, which translates into the protein MERELALEFVRVTEAAAIASGRLMGRGMKDAADKAAVDAMRAMLDTVQIKGTVVIGEGEMDEAPMLYIGEQVGGAQFPEVDIAVDPLEGTSLVAKGLPNAISVLAVAPKGGLLHAPDMYMDKIAVGPEAKGCIDIEAPIADNLARIAQAKGVKVEDLTVVILDRERHAAIIRAVREAGARIKLISDGDVAPAVATAFGQSGVDVLLGIGGAPEGVLAAAALKCLGGEMQGRLVPGSQQEVERARAMGLKDISGVLTQNDLVKSADVIFAATGITDGDLLRGVRYSGPKATTHSIVMRSKTGTVRLVEATHVLERKTFLKRS
- a CDS encoding four helix bundle protein, coding for MAGFEQLKVWQEARRLAGDVYRLTDSFPLKEQYGITSQVRRAAVSVMSNIAEGHGRHSRPELLRFLYVSKGSLMEVRSLVTLSKDLGFLTGEQSERLRDTCNTVGAMLSGLIEATKRQIRVARHATLP